From Spirosoma aerolatum, one genomic window encodes:
- the polA gene encoding DNA polymerase I, protein MAKPQKKLFLLDALALIYRAHFAFNKAPRISSRGVNTSAVFGFMNAMIEVLTKEKPTHIGVAFDSPKKTFRHEQFPMYKATRQSQPEDISVAMPYIKRIVEAMHIPILILEGYEADDIIGTIAKKAALADFEVYMMTPDKDYGQLVEEHVHIYKPAFMGKPAEKLGVKEVLERWQIERIEQVTDMLGLMGDSVDNIPGIPGIGEKTAQKLIADFGTIENLIASADQLKGKQKENVVNFAQQGLLSKQLATIHLDVPVDFDEDKLRHTEYDKPRLAALLDELEFRQMKTRLLGADYDEKPLPDAFKASGKSGQMNLFDSPGDASPAFLPFPNMSAVNPSGSGDLPFDFDGKSASTNPPAKQERGEKSKRTPVKVPVASASEASPGAVTETITTDDRPGAEVTEEPAYLDVYPDYELDENQPERRKTILSVKHDYRLVDTPELRASLVHYLNLQESICFDSETTAIDPVEADLVGLSFAYRTGEAFYVPVPDDRAEAQAVVDQFKPVLENPAISKIGQNLKYDLLMLKKYGVEVQGKLFDTMIAHYLIEPEMRHNMDMMAMTYLNYSPVEIESLIGKKGKGQLTMRDVDIQKVVDYAAEDADITLQLKETFAPRLEKDNLHKLFDQVEMPLVRVLTDLELEGVTIDTNALAELSATLETDMRQVQQEIYTIAGEPFNIGSPKQLGEVLFEKLKLDKNAKKTKTGQYATGEEILSKLEVEHEIARKILDYRELIKLKNTYVDVLPTLISKRTGRIHTSFNQAVAATGRLSSVNPNLQNIPIRTPRGQEIRKAFVPRGPEFLIMSADYSQIELRIMAAFSGDKTMLDAFNNGVDIHTQTASKVFHVGLAEVTSDMRRKAKTINFGIIYGISSFGLSQRLKIPRREAAQIIDDYFAEFPAVKSYIDQCIEKARGFGYAETILGRRRYLRDINSRNQTDRMFAERNAVNAPIQGSAADMLKIAMIQIHEFMLQERLKSKMILTVHDELVFDAHRDEIEFLSVRVDDIMKNAIPMAVRMETGIGVGENWLLAH, encoded by the coding sequence ATGGCTAAACCACAGAAAAAACTCTTTTTACTAGATGCGCTGGCCCTGATTTACCGCGCTCATTTTGCCTTTAATAAAGCTCCACGGATTTCTTCGCGAGGGGTCAATACGTCAGCCGTGTTCGGATTTATGAACGCTATGATTGAAGTGCTGACGAAAGAAAAACCTACCCACATCGGCGTTGCCTTCGATTCGCCTAAAAAGACGTTTCGGCACGAACAGTTTCCGATGTATAAAGCGACTCGTCAGTCACAGCCGGAGGATATCAGCGTAGCCATGCCCTATATCAAACGGATTGTAGAGGCCATGCACATCCCCATTCTGATTTTGGAAGGTTACGAAGCGGATGATATCATTGGTACCATCGCCAAGAAAGCGGCCCTGGCTGATTTTGAGGTGTATATGATGACGCCCGACAAAGACTACGGTCAGTTGGTCGAAGAGCATGTCCATATCTACAAACCGGCTTTCATGGGCAAGCCAGCCGAAAAGCTGGGCGTTAAGGAGGTGCTGGAGCGCTGGCAGATCGAACGGATCGAGCAGGTGACGGATATGCTTGGCCTGATGGGCGATTCGGTCGATAATATTCCGGGTATTCCAGGGATTGGCGAAAAAACAGCGCAAAAACTCATTGCCGATTTCGGTACGATTGAAAATCTGATTGCCAGTGCCGACCAACTGAAAGGAAAGCAGAAAGAGAACGTCGTCAATTTTGCGCAGCAAGGCTTGCTGTCGAAACAACTGGCAACCATTCATCTGGACGTTCCGGTCGATTTCGATGAAGACAAACTCCGGCATACGGAATATGATAAGCCACGTTTGGCCGCTTTGCTCGATGAACTGGAATTCAGGCAGATGAAAACCCGGCTGCTTGGTGCTGACTACGACGAAAAGCCACTGCCTGATGCTTTTAAAGCCAGCGGTAAATCTGGTCAGATGAACCTGTTCGATTCGCCAGGTGATGCCTCTCCGGCGTTCTTGCCGTTTCCGAATATGAGTGCAGTGAACCCGTCGGGGTCTGGCGATTTACCGTTTGATTTTGATGGCAAATCTGCATCCACGAACCCTCCCGCAAAACAGGAGAGAGGAGAAAAAAGTAAACGGACGCCAGTAAAAGTGCCCGTTGCGTCCGCTTCAGAAGCTTCTCCCGGAGCGGTTACGGAGACGATCACGACGGACGACAGGCCGGGTGCCGAAGTGACCGAAGAGCCAGCGTATCTGGACGTTTATCCCGACTACGAACTGGACGAAAACCAACCCGAACGCCGTAAAACGATTCTATCGGTCAAACATGATTATCGGCTGGTCGATACACCTGAACTGCGGGCGAGTCTGGTTCATTATCTGAACCTTCAGGAAAGCATCTGTTTCGATTCGGAAACTACGGCTATTGATCCCGTTGAAGCCGATCTGGTTGGATTGTCATTTGCCTATCGGACGGGCGAAGCCTTCTACGTACCCGTACCCGACGACCGGGCCGAAGCACAGGCTGTTGTCGATCAGTTCAAACCCGTGCTGGAAAATCCCGCTATCAGTAAGATTGGGCAAAATCTGAAGTATGACCTGCTGATGTTGAAAAAGTACGGTGTGGAAGTACAGGGTAAGTTGTTCGATACAATGATAGCCCACTACCTCATAGAGCCTGAAATGCGCCATAATATGGACATGATGGCTATGACTTACCTGAATTACAGCCCGGTCGAAATTGAGTCATTAATTGGTAAAAAAGGAAAAGGACAATTGACGATGCGCGATGTAGACATTCAGAAGGTGGTGGACTATGCCGCTGAAGACGCTGACATTACCCTCCAGCTGAAAGAAACGTTTGCCCCCCGGCTCGAAAAAGATAATTTACACAAACTGTTCGATCAGGTAGAGATGCCACTCGTTCGGGTCCTGACCGATCTGGAACTTGAAGGGGTAACCATTGATACCAACGCCCTCGCCGAACTGTCGGCCACATTGGAAACGGACATGCGGCAGGTGCAGCAGGAAATTTATACGATTGCCGGTGAACCGTTCAACATCGGGTCGCCGAAGCAGTTGGGTGAGGTTCTGTTTGAAAAGCTCAAGCTCGATAAGAACGCCAAAAAGACCAAAACAGGCCAGTATGCTACGGGGGAAGAAATCCTGTCGAAGCTGGAAGTAGAGCATGAAATAGCCCGGAAGATTCTGGACTACCGTGAACTGATCAAGCTTAAAAATACCTACGTCGATGTGTTGCCGACGCTGATCAGTAAACGAACAGGCCGGATTCATACGTCCTTCAATCAGGCCGTAGCCGCTACCGGACGACTATCATCGGTAAATCCGAACCTGCAAAATATTCCGATTCGTACCCCGCGTGGTCAGGAAATTCGGAAGGCGTTTGTGCCGCGTGGGCCGGAGTTTCTGATTATGTCGGCCGACTATTCGCAGATCGAGTTGCGGATCATGGCGGCTTTCAGTGGCGATAAAACCATGCTCGATGCGTTCAATAACGGTGTTGATATTCACACCCAAACGGCCAGCAAGGTCTTCCATGTAGGGCTGGCCGAGGTGACGAGCGATATGCGCCGGAAAGCCAAAACAATTAACTTCGGGATTATATACGGCATATCATCATTCGGCTTGTCGCAACGGTTGAAAATTCCCCGTCGAGAAGCCGCCCAGATCATCGACGACTATTTTGCGGAGTTTCCGGCGGTAAAATCCTATATCGACCAGTGTATCGAGAAAGCACGCGGTTTTGGCTATGCCGAAACGATCCTGGGGCGTCGGCGGTACCTGCGCGACATTAATTCCCGCAACCAGACCGACCGCATGTTTGCCGAACGAAATGCCGTGAATGCGCCCATTCAGGGGAGTGCTGCCGACATGCTCAAGATTGCCATGATTCAGATACACGAGTTCATGCTCCAGGAGCGTTTGAAATCAAAAATGATTCTGACCGTACACGATGAATTGGTGTTCGATGCACACCGCGACGAAATCGAGTTCCTCAGCGTTCGGGTTGACGACATCATGAAAAACGCTATTCCAATGGCCGTTCGGATGGAAACCGGCATCGGTGTAGGGGAAAACTGGCTGCTGGCACACTAG